The Streptomyces sp. NBC_01255 genome window below encodes:
- a CDS encoding DUF3263 domain-containing protein, with product MTEEQGTTDGGSGDGLGERERALLAVERRSWPGPGAKERAVREGLGLSPTRYYQLLNALLDDPRALAHDPVTVNRLRRVRAEKQRRR from the coding sequence ATGACCGAAGAGCAGGGGACGACGGACGGCGGCAGCGGGGACGGGCTCGGCGAGCGCGAGCGGGCCCTGCTTGCCGTCGAGCGCCGCTCCTGGCCCGGCCCCGGCGCCAAGGAGCGGGCCGTCCGTGAGGGGCTCGGCCTCTCCCCGACCCGCTACTACCAGCTGCTCAACGCCCTCCTCGACGACCCGCGCGCCCTCGCCCACGACCCGGTCACGGTCAACCGGCTGCGCCGGGTGAGGGCGGAGAAGCAACGGCGCAGGTGA
- a CDS encoding extracellular solute-binding protein, giving the protein MDEAVERRRFLGLTAAAAALGLTATVAGCGVLEGESGDVTLRLVAADYDLTGGDTTKKYWADLVAAFEAEHPGVKVEVQIESWDDVDRKVAEMVKADEAPDVAQIGAYADYAAAGELYAADQILSIPVQANFLAPLVAAGETKRTQYGLPFVASTRPLFYNKALFEEAGAEAPTTWDELAAAAEKLKDKGVKTPFALPLGPEEAQAEALMWLLSGGGGWTDATDHYAVDSEANVRTFDWLKKNLVGKGLTGPVAPGKLNRKAAFAAFASGEVGMLNGHPSLVKEAAKKGVEVGQVPLPGIDGKPRTSMGVADWIMGFKQNGHRKEIGDFLNFVFTDENVLKFAGDNDLLPVTVSASTRMETDPEYANLREFLKGLPDSQLPPVGKTSWATVSENVKQNIGKAVTPAGRPAEVLGTIGRAATAAENAE; this is encoded by the coding sequence GTGGATGAAGCCGTGGAGCGGCGACGATTCCTTGGACTGACCGCGGCCGCCGCCGCCCTCGGACTGACCGCCACGGTCGCCGGATGCGGCGTCCTGGAGGGCGAATCCGGTGACGTGACCCTCAGACTGGTCGCCGCCGACTACGACCTGACCGGCGGGGACACGACCAAGAAGTACTGGGCCGACCTCGTCGCCGCCTTCGAGGCGGAGCACCCCGGTGTGAAGGTCGAGGTCCAGATCGAGTCCTGGGACGACGTCGACCGCAAGGTCGCCGAGATGGTCAAGGCCGACGAGGCCCCCGACGTCGCCCAGATCGGCGCCTACGCCGACTACGCGGCCGCCGGTGAGCTCTACGCCGCCGACCAGATCCTCTCCATCCCCGTCCAGGCCAACTTCCTCGCGCCGCTCGTCGCCGCCGGAGAGACCAAGCGCACCCAGTACGGGCTGCCGTTCGTCGCCTCCACCCGGCCGCTCTTCTACAACAAGGCCCTCTTCGAGGAGGCCGGCGCCGAGGCCCCCACCACCTGGGACGAGCTGGCCGCGGCCGCCGAGAAGCTCAAGGACAAGGGCGTCAAGACCCCCTTCGCGCTGCCGCTCGGCCCCGAGGAGGCCCAGGCCGAGGCCCTCATGTGGCTCCTCAGCGGTGGCGGCGGCTGGACCGACGCCACCGACCACTACGCCGTCGACTCCGAGGCGAACGTCCGCACCTTCGACTGGCTGAAGAAGAACCTGGTCGGCAAGGGCCTCACCGGCCCCGTCGCCCCCGGCAAGCTCAACCGCAAGGCCGCCTTCGCCGCCTTCGCGAGCGGCGAGGTCGGCATGCTCAACGGCCACCCCTCGCTGGTCAAGGAAGCCGCGAAGAAGGGCGTCGAGGTCGGCCAGGTGCCGCTGCCCGGCATCGACGGTAAGCCCAGGACCTCCATGGGCGTCGCCGACTGGATCATGGGCTTCAAGCAGAACGGCCACCGCAAGGAGATCGGCGACTTCCTCAACTTCGTCTTCACCGACGAGAACGTCCTGAAGTTCGCCGGCGACAACGACCTGCTCCCGGTCACCGTCAGCGCCTCCACCCGCATGGAGACCGACCCCGAGTACGCCAACCTGCGCGAGTTCCTCAAGGGGCTCCCGGACTCCCAGCTCCCGCCCGTCGGCAAGACCTCCTGGGCCACGGTCAGCGAGAACGTCAAGCAGAACATCGGCAAGGCCGTCACCCCCGCCGGCCGCCCCGCCGAGGTCCTCGGCACGATAGGCCGGGCGGCGACGGCGGCGGAGAACGCCGAGTAA
- a CDS encoding ROK family protein, with protein MRHVIALDVGGTGMKAALVGADGTLLHEARRATGRDRGPEAVVETILGFAEDLRALGQERYGEPAAAAGVAVPGIVDAENGIAVYASNLGWRDVPMRELLSRRLDGIPVALGHDVRTGGLAEGRIGAGNGADRFLFVPLGTGIAGAIGIGDRIEAGAHGYAGEIGHIVVRPGGTDCTCGQRGCLERYASASAVSQAWAAASGDPEADAADCAKAVESGDATALRVWQDAVDALADGLVTALTLLDPSTLIIGGGLAEAGETLFTPLRAAVEERVTFQKLPAIVPAALGDTAGCLGAGLLAWDLLADQHPQRPTDSEVSA; from the coding sequence GTGAGACACGTCATCGCCCTGGATGTGGGCGGCACCGGCATGAAGGCCGCCCTAGTCGGGGCGGACGGCACCCTGCTCCACGAGGCCCGCCGCGCCACCGGGCGCGACCGCGGCCCCGAGGCCGTGGTCGAGACGATCCTCGGCTTCGCCGAGGACCTCCGCGCCCTCGGCCAGGAGCGGTACGGCGAGCCCGCCGCGGCCGCGGGAGTCGCCGTCCCCGGCATCGTCGACGCCGAGAACGGCATCGCCGTCTACGCGTCCAACCTCGGCTGGCGCGACGTTCCCATGCGCGAACTCCTCAGCCGGCGCCTCGACGGCATCCCCGTCGCCCTCGGCCACGACGTCCGCACCGGCGGCCTCGCCGAAGGACGCATCGGCGCCGGCAACGGCGCCGACCGCTTCCTCTTCGTGCCCCTCGGCACCGGCATCGCCGGCGCCATCGGCATCGGCGACCGCATCGAGGCCGGCGCCCACGGCTACGCCGGCGAGATCGGCCACATCGTCGTCCGCCCCGGCGGCACCGACTGCACCTGCGGCCAGCGCGGCTGCCTGGAGCGGTACGCCTCCGCCTCCGCCGTCTCCCAGGCCTGGGCCGCCGCCTCCGGCGATCCCGAGGCCGACGCCGCCGACTGCGCCAAGGCCGTCGAGTCCGGCGACGCCACCGCCCTACGGGTCTGGCAGGACGCTGTCGACGCCCTCGCCGACGGCCTCGTCACCGCGCTCACCCTGCTGGACCCCAGCACGCTCATCATCGGTGGCGGTCTCGCCGAGGCCGGGGAAACCTTGTTCACACCACTTCGGGCCGCGGTGGAGGAGCGAGTCACGTTCCAGAAGCTGCCCGCCATCGTCCCGGCGGCCCTCGGGGACACCGCCGGTTGCCTGGGCGCGGGCCTCCTCGCCTGGGATCTGCTCGCCGACCAGCACCCCCAGCGCCCCACCGACTCGGAGGTTTCCGCCTGA